The following DNA comes from Magnetospirillum sp. WYHS-4.
CGGAAATACACCGTCTGCTCGCCCCGCAGCACCGGGCGGGTGTCGGCCCCCAGGCGCAGGCCGCCATGGCCGTCGACGTCCACCTCCAGCAGCCCGAGCGCCGTCAGTTGGCGGAAGATGGAGCGCCATTCCTCGCGTTTGAAGGCCTTGCCGATGCCGTAGGTGCTGAGCCGGTCGTGGCCGAACTTGCGGATACGTTCCGTATCGCCGCCCAGCAGCACGTCGATCACATGGGCGGCGCCGAACACCTGGCCGGTGCGATAGACCGCGGACAGGGCCATCCGCGCCGCCTCGGTGCCGTCGAAGGATTCCACCGGTTCCAGGCAGGTGTCGCAGTTGCCGCAGGGTTCCGCCCGCTGTTCGCCGAAGTATTCCAGCAGCACCTGGCGGCGGCAACGCACCGTCTCGCAGAAGCCCAGCAGGGCGTCCAGCTTGCGGCGTTCCACCCGCTTGCGCTCCTCGGGCGCTTCGGAACCGTCGATCATCTGCCGCAGCTTGACCACGTCGCCGATGCCGTAGGCCATCCAGGCGTCGGCCGGCAGGCCGTCGCGCCCGGCGCGCCCGGTTTCCTGGTAATAGGCTTCCAGGCTTTTGGGCAGGTCCAGGTGGGCGACGAAGCGCACGTCGGGCTTGTCGATGCCCATGCCGAAGGCCACCGTCGCCACCATGACGATGCCGTCCTCCTTGAGGAAGCGGTCCTGGTGGGCGTCCCGTTCCCGCTTGTCCAGGCCGGCGTGGTAGGGCAAGGCCGCCAGCCCCTGGGAGCGCAGCCAGGCGGCCACCTCTTCCACCTTGGCCCTGGACAGGCAGTAGACGATGCCCGCCTCGCCCGCATGTTCCGCCTTCAGGAAGGCGAGGAATTGGTGCCGCGCATCGGTCTTGGCGGCGATGCGGTAGCGGATGTTGGGGCGGTCGAAGCCGGCGACGAAGGCGCGACCGTCTTCCAGTTCCAGGTGTTCCAGGATCTCGCGCCGGGTGGGGCCATCGGCGGTGGCCGTGAGCGCGATGCGCGGCACCTCGGGGAAGCGCCGGTGCAGGACGGTGAGCCGCCTGTACTCGGGCCGGAAGTCGTGCCCCCATTGGGAGACGCAGTGGGCCTCGTCGATGGCGAACAGCGCGATACGGCAGCCATCCAGCAGGTCGAGGAAGGGCTCGCTCAGCAGCCTTTCGGGGGCCACGTAGACCAAGTCCATCCCGCCCGCCCGCATGGCCCGTTCCACCGCCTGGGATTCCCCGTAGGCCAGCGAGGAATTGAGCGCGGCGGCGCGCACGCCCAACTGCCGCAGGGCTTCCACCTGATCCCGCATGAGGGCGATGAGCGGCGAGACCACCACCGCCACCCCGTCGCGCAGAAGGGCCGGAACCTGATAGCAGAGCGACTTGCCGCCGCCGGTGGGCATCAGGACCAGGGCGTCGCCGCCCGCCGCCACGTGGTCGATCACCGCCGCCTGTTCTCCGCGAAAGGACGGAAATCCGAAGACGTCCCGCAGAATCCGGAGGGCCGAAGAAGTCATCGGGGAGCCGGTCAAAAGACCTTGACCCCCTGCTCCTCCAGGTGCCGGACCATCTGGGCCAGCCGGCCCAGGGCGGCGGTGGCGGCGGCGGGAGCCAGGGCTTGGTCGCGGAACTTGAAGCTCAAGTCTTCGAGCAGCATCTTGCGCGACCGCTCGCTCATGTTACGCAGCAACAGGTCGGCAAGGGCGCGGTCCCGTTCGCAGAGCTTCAGCAGCACCAGCACGTCGTCCTCGGCCGCTACCCGCAGCAAGGCCTGGATGCCGACATCGGAAGCCTGGCGCAGGCGCCGGGCGAACTCGGCGGCCAGCCCACCCGCCGGTTGCCCCTCGTCGCCCCCGCCGGAACCGGGACGAAGCGCCCGCGTCGCCTCGGTCACCAGCAGGGTCAGATCGACCGTGTTCAGAACCATCTGGGTGTCGTCCAGGACGACTCCGAAGGTTTCGGTTCCGATGCGGCGAACGCTGATTTTCATGGTCCCAGGGTCTCACGGACCGGCGCTTGATTTCAAGGCCCGCCAACGCGATGATCGCCCCATGAGCTTTCTTGACCGAATCCGCGCCTGCAACGTCGCCGACCTTGCCCGCTACCGGCCTTTCCGGGTGGCGGACGCCGATGTCGGCTTGGTCCGCGACGATTTCGCCCGCATCATCGAGCCTTTCCCCGACGTCTTCGGCGTATCTCCCGCGGCCGTCGTGCTGAATCCGGGCTTGGCCTCGCCCGCAGAACGGACCCGGGCCGTCGACCATGTGCTGCGCCGTCTGCGGGAGGAGGGCCACTTCCCGCACTGGCGGGAAGAACTCTATCCGGTCGCCGCCGGCTTCGGCCGGCCCAGCCTGTTCGCCATGGAAAGGGCCGCCGTGGCGCGCTTCGGCGTCCTGGCTTATGGCCTGCATCTCAACGGCTACGTCCGGGGGCCGGATGGAAGCCTGCGCATGTGGATCGGACGGCGCGCCTGCGACCGTCCTCTTGAGCCCGGCAAGCTCGATCAGATGGTGGCGGGCGGCCAGCCGGCCGGCCTGACCCTGGCCGAGAACCTGGCCAAGGAATGCGCCGAGGAGGCCGGCATGCCGGCCGATCTGGTGCGTCGCGCCCTGCCTGTCGGCGCCGTTTCCTACATCCTGGAACGGCCCGAAGGCCTACGCCGCGACGTGCTGTTCAACTACGACATCGAACTTCCCGCCGATTTCCGGCCGCGCAATACCGACGGCGAGATCGCCGAATTCATCCTGATGTCCATGGACGAGATCGTCGCCCTGGTCCGCGACACCGACGAATTCAAGTTCAACTGTTCCGTCGTCCTGATCGACTTCCTGATCCGCCACGGCATCCTCGCGCCGGAGCACCCGGATTACCTTGAATTATTGCTTGGCCTGCACAGGTTCTGACGTATTTAATACGCATGGATTTTGTTGTTTATTCGCGGCCTTTACAATATCGGCGTAGATACCACCTTGCCAGCGTGAGATAATTACCCATCTATTAGCTTTACATGGACAGAAGGGCCGGTATCGCTTTCGCGGCGGGGTGAAGGATCATGGACGGCTCGGCCGCCAGGAACAGCTTTTCCGTCTTGCGGCGCTACGCGGTGGCCATGGTTGTCGCCTGGACCTGTGTCATCGCCTTTTCGCTGGGCTGGGGAGTCCACCAGCAGCGCCAGCAGGCCCTTGAATTGGTGCACAAGGAAGCCGTCACCCATTTCAACAAGGATCGGGCTTTCCGGCTATGGGGCACCCGCCATGGCGGGGTCTATGTCCAGGCCTCCGACGAAAATCCTCCCAATCCCTACATGGACCATATTCCGGACCGGGACGTGATGACCGATCGCGGAGCGTTGCTCACGCTAATCAACCCGGCGACCATGGTTCGCCAACTCATGGAGGACTACTCGCGGCTTTACGGGGTGCGCGGCAAGATCACCGGTCTGGTCGCCGTCAACCCGGCCAACGTTCCGGACGATTGGGAGGAAGCGGCGCTCCATAAGCTGCAGGCCGGCACGCCCGAGGTGGTCGAGGTCACCACCATCGACGGCGCCCCCCATCTGCGCCTGATCCGTCCCATGTTCATGGAGGAAGGCTGTATCAAATGCCATGGCGCCTTGGGCTTCAAGGTCGGCGATTTGCGCGGCGGCGTCAGCGTCAGCGTCCCCATGCAGCCTTACATGGCCGCCCAATGGGCGGCGATATCGGGTCTGGTGGCCTCCCATATGGCGATATGGCTGTTGGGGCTGGGGGCCATCGGCGTCGGCGTCGGCCAGATCCGGGCCCGCTTGGCCGAGACCGAGCGGGCTTCCGAAACCTTGCGCGAGAGCGAGGAGAAGCTGCGGCAGCTCAACGCCGACCTGGAACGCCGGGTCGCCGAGCGCACCCGCGACCTGCAAGCCGCCAAGGAGCAGGCGGAAAACGCCAACCGCGCCAAGTCCCAGTTCCTGTCCAGCATGAGCCACGAACTGCGCACGCCGATGAACGGCATCCTGGGTTTCGGGCAACTCCTGCAGTTCAATCCCCGCGAGGCCCTGACGAAAAGCCAGTCCGAGTACGTGGACATGATCCTCAAGGCCGGCAATCATCTGCTCGGCCTGATCAACGAGGTCTTGGACCTGTCGAAGATCGAATCCGGCGGTCTCACCCTGTCCATCGAGACCATCGATGCGGTGGCGGCCGTCCATGAATGCGTCGATCTCCTGACGCCCCTGGCGGCCAGGCGCAATGTCGTGCTGGCGGACCGCACCTCGACAGCCCAGAACGTTCCCATGGTCCGCGCCGATGCGGTCCGGCTGAGGCAGATCCTGGTCAACCTGGGCTCCAACGCCATCAAGTACAATCGTGATGGCGGCACGGTCACGCTGGACTGTGCCGCCACCGAGGATGGCATGTTGAAATTCGTCGTTGCCGACACCGGACGGGGCATCCCGAAAGAACACCTCGCCGACCTGTTCCAGCCGTTCAACCGGCTGGGGGCCGAGGCGGGCGATATCGAAGGCACCGGAATTGGGCTGACCATCACCCGGCGCTTGATCGAGATGATGGGCGGGCGCATCGGTTTGGACAGCGAAGCCGGCGTGGGCAGCACCTTCTGGTTCGAACTGCCCCTGGCCTGCGAGGAAGTCCGGCCAGCCGTACCGGCGATCCCGGACCCCGATTCCTCCCCGCCGAGTATCGGGGGACGCCATGCCATCCTCTATGTGGAGGATAACCCGGCCAACCTGACACTCATGGAACAGATCCTCGCCCGCTTCGAGGGAGTGACCATGCTTACCGCCCCCAACGCGGAAATCGGCATCGAGCTGGCGCGAGCCCACCGCCCCGACCTGATCCTGATGGACATCAACCTTCCCGGAATGGACGGATTTGCCGCGTTGCGCGAACTGCGCCGCCTGGAGGAAACCCGCGACATCCCGGTGATGGCGCTTAGTGCCAGTGCCATGCCCCGCGATATCGAGCGGGGCATCAAGGCCGGATTCCGCATGTATCTGACCAAGCCCCTGGATGTCCCGCAGACCATCCGTGCCATCGATTTGGCCCTCAACCCCGCCGACCGCCCCGACACTACCGTCCTTCAAGCGAGACCCTGACGCCGGTTCTCGTCAAAGACGGTCACGAAGAACCCTGGGTTCCGGACCTGCCATCTTCTTCAGCCGTTTTTGCGGATGCCGGAAGGCAGGCGGTAGAATTCGACGCCTTCTTCGCGCAGGTCTGCGGCGTCTTCCTCGGAACCCTCGCCGAAAATGCCGCGTTCCTCGGACTCGCCGTAGTGAATGCGTCGCGCTTCCTCGGCGAAGCGTTCCCCCACGTACTCGCAATCCTGCTCCACATGCTTGCGCAGGCGGTCGACGGCCTTCAGAATCTGATCGGCCACCTGGCGGGCCCGATCCTCGGCCATCTCGCGACGCTGGGTTCCTGTGGCGATGTTGGGGGCCATGGGTGCCTTGGCGACGTGGGTGTCGCCACAATACGGGCAGGCGACATCGCCGGCCACCGCCTGCGCCTCGTAGGTGGCGCCATCGCGGAACCAGGCTTCGAACTCGTGGCCGCTGTCGCACTTCAACTGATAATGGATCATGGCACGACCGACATTGCACATCGCCCGAAAGAAAAATACTGTTCTCTTTTTCCTGGCGAGTCAAAGAGTAGGGGCCAAGAGTTAAGAAATGGAAAACAGCGCGGACCGGCCGCCTCGGGCCGGACACTTGGCGATTTCCGAGCCATCGGCGTGGGTTCGGCGCTTCGCGCCGCTGGTGCGGGCGGGCGGATCTGTCCTCGATCTGGCTTGCGGGGGCGGGCGTCATGCCCGCTTCTTCGCCGGGCGCGGGCACCCGGTTCTGGCCATCGATCGCGACACGGCGCCGGTCGCCGATCTGGCCGGTCCCGCTGTCGAGATCCTCTCTCACGACATGGAGGATGGCGGCCCTTGGCCCTTGGAGGGGCTGACCTTCGCCGCCGTGGTCGTGGTCAACTACTTGCACCGGCCGCTGTTTCCCTTCCTGCGGGCGGCCGTCGCGCCGGGCGGGGTGCTGATCTACGAGACCTTCGCCCGCGGCAACGAGCGCTATTCCCGCCCACGCAATCCGGCCCACTTGCTGGAAGAAGGCGAACTGTTGCGTTTGGCCGGAGACGGCCTTTCGGTGGTGGCCTTCGAGCAGGGCATCGTCGAGCGTGTCCCCTGTCCGGGCGTGGTGCAGCGCCTTTGCGCCGTCGCCGCCCGCCCCGACCCCCAGCCTCTCTATCCGCCTACTCTACCGTGACGCTCTTGGCGAGGTTGCGGGGCTGGTCGACGTCGGTGCCGCGCAGCACCGCCGTGTGGTAGGCCAGCAACTGCACCGGGATGGCGTAAAGAATGGGGGACACGAAAGGATTGGCCTGGGGCATGGTCACCGTGGCGGCGGCCAGGCGGCCCAGCTTCTTCTCGCCCTCCGCGTCGCTGAAGAAGATGACCCGCGCGCCGCGCGCGATGACTTCCTCCATGTTCGAGGCGCTCTTGTCGAACAGGGCGTCGCTGGGCGCCAGCACGATGACCGGGATCGTCGGGTCGATCAGGGCGATGGGGCCATGCTTCAATTCGCCTGCCGCGAAGCCTTCGGCATGGATGTAGGAAATCTCCTTCAGCTTCAATGCGGCTTCCATGGCGATGGGAAAGCTGGTGCCACGGCCGAGGAACAGCACGTCGCGGGCTTTCGCCAGTTCCATGGCCAGCTTGAGCAGGTGCTCGTCATGGCGCAACACCTCGGCGGCGCGGGACGGCAGTTCGACCAGGGCCTCGACCAGCTTGGCTTCCTCCTCGGGCGGCAGGGTGCCGCGCGCCTTGCCCAGCACGATGGCCAGACAGGCCAGGGTGCAGAGTTGGGTGGTGAAGGACTTGGTGGCGGCCACGCCGATCTCGGGCCCGGCATAGGTCACCATGGGCACGTCGGACTCGCGGGCGATGGTGCTTTCCGCCACGTTGACGATGGAGATGGTCTTCTGGCCCTCCGCCTTGCAGGCGCGTAGCGCCGCGAGCGTGTCGGCGGTCTCGCCCGACTGGGAGACGAAGATCGCCAGCCCGTGCTTGGGAAGGATGTGGTCGCGGTAGCGGAATTCGGAGGCCACGTCGACCTCGACCGGAATGCGGGCCAGCTTCTCGATCCAGTACTTGGCGGTCATGCAGGCATAGTGGGAAGTCCCGCAGGCGATCAGGGTCACCCGATCGATGGCCGCCAGATCGAAATCCAGCCCTGGCACGGTCATGCTGCGGGTTGCCGGATTGATGAAGGAATTCAGCGTGTCCCCCAGGACTTGGGGCTGTTCGTAGATTTCCTTCAGCATGAAATGGGCATGGCCGCCCTTGCCGGTCATGGCTCCCGACAGCTCGGTGCGCTTGACCGACCGTTCGACCGGGGCGCCCGACAGGTCGTGGACCGTGGCGCCGGTGGGGGTCAGCACCGCCCAGTCGCCATCTTCCAGGTACATGATGCGCTGGGTGAGCGGGGCGAGCGCCAGGGCGTCCGAACCCAGGAACATCTCGCCGTCGCCGAAGCCCACGGCCAGCGGGCTGCCGCGCCGTGCCGCCACCATCAGGTCGGGATGGCCGGCGAACAGGAAGGCCAGGGCGAAGGCGCCTTCCAGGCGCTTGAGTGTGGCGTGGGCGGCCTGGGGCGGCGCCAGTCCCTCGTCGAGGTAGAGCGTCGCCAGATGGGCCACGACCTCGGTATCGGTGTCGGAGGCTAACTTGCAGCCCTTGGCTTCCAGTTCGGCGCGCAGTTCGCGGTAGTTCTCGATGATGCCGTTATGGACCACGGCCACCTTCCCGGTGGCGTGCGGGTGGGCGTTGCGCTCGTTGGGCACGCCGTGGGTGGCCCAGCGGGTATGGCCGATGCCGATGGTGCCGGACAGGGGCTCGCGGGCGAGGCGCTCCTCCAGGTTCTTCAATTTGCCTTCGGCGCGGCGGCGTTCGATGCGGCCGTCCACCAGGGTGGCGAGGCCCGCCGAGTCGTATCCGCGATATTCCAGGCGCCGTAAACCCTCCACCAGAAGCGGAGCCGCTTGGGCCTTGCCCAGGATGCCGACGATGCCGCACATGGTTCAGTTCTTCCCCTTCTGGTTCTTTGCCGTGGCCTTCTCGGCCGCCTTGCGCTCGCGGAACCGCTTGGCCCAGCCCGCGACTTCGGTGTGCTGGGCGCGGGTGACGGCCAGCGCGTCCGGCGCCACGTCGCGGGCAATCACGCTGCCTGCGCCCACGATGGCCCCGTCGCCCACCTTGACCGGGGCGACGAGGGCGGTGTTGGAACCGATGAAGGCCCCCTTGCCGATATCGGTCAGGGACTTGAAGAAGCCGTCGTAATTGCAGGTGATGGTGCCTGCCCCCACGTTGGCGCCGGCGCCTACACGGGCATCGCCGATATAGGTCAGGTGGTTCACCTTGGCCCTTTCCTCGATTGTCGACTTCTTGACCTCGACGAAGTTACCGATATGGGCCTCGGACCCGATGTCGGCGCCGGGGCGCAGGCGGGCGTAGGGGCCGATACGGGCTCCCGACGCCACCGACGCCCCTTCCAGGTGCGAAAAGGCGCGGATTTCCACTTCGTCGCCCACCGTCACGCCGGGACCGAAGAAGACGAAGGGCTCGACGAGAACGTCGCGGCCCAGCCGGGTGTCGTGGCTGAAGAACACGGTCTCGGGGGCGATGAGAGTGGCACCGTTCGCCAGGGCGGCGGCCCGGAGGCGGGCCTGGACGATGGCCTCGGCGGCGGCAAGCTCGGCCCGCGAGTTGACGCCCAGGAGTTCGGTCTCCTCGCCTTCCACCATCGCGCAGGGCAGGCCGTCGGCCCGCGCCAGGGCGACGATGTCGGTCAGGTAGTATTCTTTCTTGGCGTTGGCGTTGCCCACCCGGTCGAGCAGTCCGAACAGCCGGGCGCCATCGATGCACATTACTCCGGAATTGCAGAGATCGATGGCCAGTTGGGCCGGGGAGGCCTCCTTGGCCTCGACGATGGCTTCCAGGCTGCCGCCCTCGCCCATCAGCAGTCTTCCGTAATGGCCGGGATCGCGAGGACGGAAGCCCAGCACCACCAAGGCCGGGTGGGGCGTGGCGCGCCTGGCCGCCAGCATGCGGCCCAGCGTCTCGGGACCGATCAGGGGCGTATCGCCGTAAAGGATCAGCACGTCGCCATCGAATCCGGCCATCGCGTCCCGGGCCGCCAGCACCGCATGGGCGGTGCCCAGGCGGTCCTTCTGGATGGCCGTGGGATGGGGCGCCACGGCGTCGGCGACCGCGTCCATGCCCTCGCCGACCACCACCACCGTGCGTTCCAGGTCGTGTTCGGCCAGACTGGCGATCAGGTGACGGATCATGGGCCGTCCGGCCACCCGGTGCATCACCTTGGGCAGGTCGGACTTCATGCGCGTCCCCAGCCCGGCGGCGAGGATGACGGCGGCGGTTTTCCTCTTGGTCATCGGCGGACTGTCGTCTAGAAGAAACGGAAATCGCGGAAAGAATCCGATCCCGACCTTGCCACAGGGGCGGCCTTCCGCCAAGCCACCTTTTGTTTCGGGACACGACGGAATCATGGGACGTTTCAAGGCGGTGGTGTTCGATCTGGACGGCACTTTGATCGACAGCGCCCCCGACCTGCTGACGGCGGCCAACAAGCTGCTGGCGGAAGAGGGGCGGCCGGCCATCGGGGTCGACCACATCAAACTGATGGTGGGCGATGGCGTGCCCAAGCTGGTGGAGCGCGCCTTCACCGCCACCGGCGGCTTGGCGGAAGGGGATCTGCCCCGTCTGGCGGCGCGGTTCCTGGACTTCTACGAAGGCCACGCAGCCGACGAGACCCGGCCCTATCCGGGCGTGGAGGCGGCATTGGAAGGCCTGAAGACAGGTGGATTCAAGTTGGCGGTCTGCACCAACAAGCCCCATGCGGCAACCCTGGAGATCCTAGAAGCCCTCGGCTTGGCGCCCTATTTCGACGTCGTGGTGGGCGGCGATTCCCTGCCGGGGATCAAGAAGCCGGACCCGCGCCACGTGCTGGCCTGCGTCGAGGCGCTGGGTGCCGATGCCACGGACGCCCTGCTGGTCGGCGACTCCCAAGTCGACGTGCAGGCCGGCCGGGCGGCGGGCCTGCCGGTGATCGCGGCGGCCCACGGCTACGCGAGGATGCCGCCGGAGCAGCTGGGGGCGGATCTGGTGCTGGAGGACTTCGCCCGCCTGCCGGAAGTGGTGGCTGGCTTGGTGGGCGATGTATCGATGTCGGCGAGGCCTGAATCCGAGGATTAATACATACCAACCCTCGAATCGACTCATTGGCCGGTTGGGATGACGGGTCCCGGATATTCAGGGATTTCAGGCTGGTCCGGCGGGTACTCCACGGATTTTCCGCCGCCGCCGGTCCCGGGTCACGCGACCGCCAGTTCCCCGGCCAACTCGCGCAGGCCGATCGCCTCGACGCCCTCGCCCAGGGGATAGCGGTCCCGCCCGGAATGGGCCAGGAAGGCGCGGGCCGGCTTGAGGTCCTGCCGGGCATGGTGGAACCCTCGCTCCGGCCGGGGCGACAGGCCGCGCTTGATCTCGATGGCCCACAGGCCTTTGCGGCCCCCCAGGTCGATGAGCAGATCGATCTCCGCCCCGGCGGCGGTGCGGTAGAAGCCGGCCTTGGCACCATCCGGCAGGACGGCCAGCAGAGCTTCCACCACGAAGCCCTCCCAACTCGGGCCGACCACCGGATGCCCGGCTAGGTCGTTCAGGTCCCGCAGGCCTAGAAGGGCATGGACCAGTCCGCTGTCCCGGATGTAGACCTTGGGCGACTTGACCAGGCGCTTGCCCAGGTTGGCGTGGTGGGGTTGCAGCCGGCGCACCAGCAGAAGGTCTACCAGCAGGCCGATGTAGCCCGTCACCGTAGGCGCGCTGACCAACAGGCCGGAGGCCAGGCGCGAGGCGTTCAGCAGGCCGCCCTGGCCGTGGGCGAGCATGGTCCAGAGGCGCTCCAGGGTTTCCGCCGGGATGCGGGGGCCGAACTGCGGCACGTCGCGTTCCAGGTAGGTCCGGATGAAGCTCTGGCGCAGCCGCAGGCTGTCGGCATCGGAGGCGGCGAGATAGCTGTCGGGGAAGCCCCCGCGCAGCCACAGGCGATAGAGGGCCGTATCGTCGTCGTTAACCTCCAGGGCGTCCAGGGGGCCCATGTCGACGTACTCGAGGCGTCCGGCCAGGGTTTCGCCGCTTTGGCGCAGAAGGTCGACGGCGGCCGATCCCAAGACCAGGAAGCGCCCGGTTCGCAGCCCCTTGCGCCGGCCCTGGTCGATCAGGCCGCGCAGGGTCTGGAACAGTTCGGGTGCGCGGTGGATTTCGTCCAGGATGACCAGCTTGTCCTCGTGGCCCTTGAGGAACAGCTCCGGGTCCGCGAGCTTGTTGCGGTCGCTGGGGATCTCCAGGTCGAGGTAGAGGGAAGGGCGGGTTTCGGCGACGGCGTGGGCAAGCGTGGTCTTGCCGACCTGCCGGGGCCCGATGAGGGCCACCGCGGCTTGGCGTGCCAGGGCCTCCTGGACCTTGCGAAGAATGCGGCGCTCGATCATCCAGGTATTATCTGGCCGTTACTTTCGATATTCAATGTTATTTTCGCTTGGCCTTGGCTGTCGAGGATGGCCTCGACGATGTCAGGGGCGATCAGGGGCACAGGCAGAAGATCAGGCTTGCCGATCCCGACGGTTCCGCTCGGATCGCGAGCCAGTCCATCCGGCCCTTTCCGTCCCTTCCGCCAGTCCACGGATTTCCCCGGTCAGGGTGACACATCGCCGGTTGATTCCATGTATTCCGCCCGGCGGGGCTGGTCGCGGAAAACGGCGGGAAACATGGGATTTCTGGGGAGGATAATGGTGCCGCCGGACAGAATTGAACTGTCGACCCCACCCTTACCAAGGGTGTGCTCTACCCCTGAGCTACGGCGGCACCGGGAGCGTTGAAGGCGCGCACCATGCCACAGGGTTTCCGCCAAGGCAAGCGCCCTTGACGCGCCACGCCATTCAGGCCAGGATTCCCCCTTCAACATCTTGATGGGAAAGGGTTTCATGGCTTCGGACAAGGCCCCCGGCAAGACTTCCCGGAAAAAAGAGCGACAGGACCGACAGGCCGCGGCCCTGCGCGACAACCTGAAGAAGCGGAAGGAACAGGCCCGGCAGCGGTCGAGAACTCTTGTCGCCGTCAAGGAGCCGCGCTAAGAAGTCTTCCCGTTCCACCACCCCCCGGGGGCTCCCTTCATGGACCGCATCCTGATCCGCGGCGGCAAGCCGCTGCACGGCACCATCCAGATCGGGGGCGCCAAGAACGCCGCCCTGCCCCTGATGGCCGCCAGCCTGTTGACTGACGGCGTGCTGCGCCTGTCCAACCTGCCCCATCTGGCCGACATCTCGACCATGGCCCACCTGCTGGCCGAACTGGGGGTCGAGATCGGGATGGTCGGCGATGCCTCCAACGGCGGCAACCTGGGCCGGGTCCTCGACTTGCGGTCCAACGCCATCCGTCAGACCACGGCACCCTACGATCTGGTGCGCCGCATGCGGGCCTCGGTCCTGGTGCTGGGGCCGTTGGCGGCCCGCTTCGGCAAGGCGCGGGTTTCTCTGCCCGGAGGCTGCGCCATCGGTACCCGCCCGGTCGACCTGCACCTGAAGGGACTGGCCCAGATGGGTGCCGAGATCATTCTCAACGAAGGCTATGTCGAGGCCGCCGCCCCCAAGGGTCTCAAGGGCGCCCACATCGTCTTTCCCATGGTCACCGTGGGCGGCACCGAGAACCTGCTGATGGCGGCGACTCTGGCCCAGGGCGAGACGGTGCTGGCCAACGCCGCCCGCGAGCCGGAAGTCACCGACCTGGCCCATTGCCTGGTGGCGATGGGGGCCGACATCGCGGGCATCGGCAGCGACACGCTCCGTATCAAAGGGGTCAAGGAACTGCACGGCGCCGAATATTCGGTGGTTCCCGACCGCATCGAGACCGGCAGCTACCTGGTGGCCGCGGCCATCACCGGGGGCGA
Coding sequences within:
- the recQ gene encoding DNA helicase RecQ translates to MTSSALRILRDVFGFPSFRGEQAAVIDHVAAGGDALVLMPTGGGKSLCYQVPALLRDGVAVVVSPLIALMRDQVEALRQLGVRAAALNSSLAYGESQAVERAMRAGGMDLVYVAPERLLSEPFLDLLDGCRIALFAIDEAHCVSQWGHDFRPEYRRLTVLHRRFPEVPRIALTATADGPTRREILEHLELEDGRAFVAGFDRPNIRYRIAAKTDARHQFLAFLKAEHAGEAGIVYCLSRAKVEEVAAWLRSQGLAALPYHAGLDKRERDAHQDRFLKEDGIVMVATVAFGMGIDKPDVRFVAHLDLPKSLEAYYQETGRAGRDGLPADAWMAYGIGDVVKLRQMIDGSEAPEERKRVERRKLDALLGFCETVRCRRQVLLEYFGEQRAEPCGNCDTCLEPVESFDGTEAARMALSAVYRTGQVFGAAHVIDVLLGGDTERIRKFGHDRLSTYGIGKAFKREEWRSIFRQLTALGLLEVDVDGHGGLRLGADTRPVLRGEQTVYFR
- a CDS encoding DUF4743 domain-containing protein gives rise to the protein MSFLDRIRACNVADLARYRPFRVADADVGLVRDDFARIIEPFPDVFGVSPAAVVLNPGLASPAERTRAVDHVLRRLREEGHFPHWREELYPVAAGFGRPSLFAMERAAVARFGVLAYGLHLNGYVRGPDGSLRMWIGRRACDRPLEPGKLDQMVAGGQPAGLTLAENLAKECAEEAGMPADLVRRALPVGAVSYILERPEGLRRDVLFNYDIELPADFRPRNTDGEIAEFILMSMDEIVALVRDTDEFKFNCSVVLIDFLIRHGILAPEHPDYLELLLGLHRF
- a CDS encoding ATP-binding protein, translating into MDGSAARNSFSVLRRYAVAMVVAWTCVIAFSLGWGVHQQRQQALELVHKEAVTHFNKDRAFRLWGTRHGGVYVQASDENPPNPYMDHIPDRDVMTDRGALLTLINPATMVRQLMEDYSRLYGVRGKITGLVAVNPANVPDDWEEAALHKLQAGTPEVVEVTTIDGAPHLRLIRPMFMEEGCIKCHGALGFKVGDLRGGVSVSVPMQPYMAAQWAAISGLVASHMAIWLLGLGAIGVGVGQIRARLAETERASETLRESEEKLRQLNADLERRVAERTRDLQAAKEQAENANRAKSQFLSSMSHELRTPMNGILGFGQLLQFNPREALTKSQSEYVDMILKAGNHLLGLINEVLDLSKIESGGLTLSIETIDAVAAVHECVDLLTPLAARRNVVLADRTSTAQNVPMVRADAVRLRQILVNLGSNAIKYNRDGGTVTLDCAATEDGMLKFVVADTGRGIPKEHLADLFQPFNRLGAEAGDIEGTGIGLTITRRLIEMMGGRIGLDSEAGVGSTFWFELPLACEEVRPAVPAIPDPDSSPPSIGGRHAILYVEDNPANLTLMEQILARFEGVTMLTAPNAEIGIELARAHRPDLILMDINLPGMDGFAALRELRRLEETRDIPVMALSASAMPRDIERGIKAGFRMYLTKPLDVPQTIRAIDLALNPADRPDTTVLQARP
- a CDS encoding DUF1178 family protein: MIHYQLKCDSGHEFEAWFRDGATYEAQAVAGDVACPYCGDTHVAKAPMAPNIATGTQRREMAEDRARQVADQILKAVDRLRKHVEQDCEYVGERFAEEARRIHYGESEERGIFGEGSEEDAADLREEGVEFYRLPSGIRKNG
- a CDS encoding class I SAM-dependent methyltransferase produces the protein MENSADRPPRAGHLAISEPSAWVRRFAPLVRAGGSVLDLACGGGRHARFFAGRGHPVLAIDRDTAPVADLAGPAVEILSHDMEDGGPWPLEGLTFAAVVVVNYLHRPLFPFLRAAVAPGGVLIYETFARGNERYSRPRNPAHLLEEGELLRLAGDGLSVVAFEQGIVERVPCPGVVQRLCAVAARPDPQPLYPPTLP
- the glmS gene encoding glutamine--fructose-6-phosphate transaminase (isomerizing), with amino-acid sequence MCGIVGILGKAQAAPLLVEGLRRLEYRGYDSAGLATLVDGRIERRRAEGKLKNLEERLAREPLSGTIGIGHTRWATHGVPNERNAHPHATGKVAVVHNGIIENYRELRAELEAKGCKLASDTDTEVVAHLATLYLDEGLAPPQAAHATLKRLEGAFALAFLFAGHPDLMVAARRGSPLAVGFGDGEMFLGSDALALAPLTQRIMYLEDGDWAVLTPTGATVHDLSGAPVERSVKRTELSGAMTGKGGHAHFMLKEIYEQPQVLGDTLNSFINPATRSMTVPGLDFDLAAIDRVTLIACGTSHYACMTAKYWIEKLARIPVEVDVASEFRYRDHILPKHGLAIFVSQSGETADTLAALRACKAEGQKTISIVNVAESTIARESDVPMVTYAGPEIGVAATKSFTTQLCTLACLAIVLGKARGTLPPEEEAKLVEALVELPSRAAEVLRHDEHLLKLAMELAKARDVLFLGRGTSFPIAMEAALKLKEISYIHAEGFAAGELKHGPIALIDPTIPVIVLAPSDALFDKSASNMEEVIARGARVIFFSDAEGEKKLGRLAAATVTMPQANPFVSPILYAIPVQLLAYHTAVLRGTDVDQPRNLAKSVTVE